The Pyrus communis chromosome 14, drPyrComm1.1, whole genome shotgun sequence sequence aagttttTACACATTTCATGAGGATCCAATGGTAATTCTCCAAATGGCTCATTATGAATGGACACACATGAGGATCCAAGATTTCAAGTCGATTGTTGAGTACAACTCTGCAATGTTCATAATTAGATCCCAGATGAAGCTTTGTGGGGAGACCATCACTAaggaagatatgctggaaaagactttcaacacctttcatgcctccaacgtggtcatgcagcagcagtatagagAGCGAGGCTTTACTGAGTACAGTCAGCTGATATCGGTGCTCCTTGTggctgaacaaaacaatgagctcttgatgaaaaatcatcagtccCGACCCACTGGATCGGCGtcattcccagaagtgaatgttGTTTCCCTTGAAGTGAACACTACATCCTCTCGTGGCAATAATTACAAACAAGGATGTGGCCATAGGCGAGGCCGGTAGAACGAGAAAGGCAAGAATAATGGTGTCGAGTTTTACAACCAGGGTCCaaggcataattcaggcccgagcttcaaaaatgtaaaCCATCACAAGGTAAAGCTCGTATGAATAACACTCCTAGAAATCTTAAAGGAGACTGACATAGatgtggtggcaatgggcactGGATGTAtacttgtcgtaccccaaaGAAGGGTGTCAAAACCAATTTCATTGACCTAGCTAAACCAATGAATATAAATGATCCGGTGTTCAATTTATCAGGGCAattgaacacaacccacctGGATGTCTCAGACTTCATTGTGGAAAGAGGGAATGAAATGTATCGGTCCAATTGAATCATTTTTGTTTGATGTACTCTTATTAtctgaacttgtagtttaaagctcacatttcaactttcttttgttatgaataaattgtttttaactATGATTCCCTTACTTAGAGagtatggataaaaactatggttattctcaaaacaagagcaatggcagagatatttgtcttgcagacaacgcaaccacgcatacaatactttgagatcaaaaaaaaatttcaagcttGATGTTTACGAAATaaaggtaacaacaatatcaggccaATCAaatgtaattgaaggctcaggAAAAGCCCAGATCATactaaatggaacaatattgtccatacaaaaTACATTGTAtctactcgatctactcgaaatttgttgagttttaaagacatacatttaaatggataccatattgaaacaaaaagtgcagaagatgtggagtatctatgcattactTCTAATGGTACCCAGAAGCGTACACTGGAGAAATTGTGTGGTTTAttgagtggattgtattatacatacataaagacaattgAAGTACATATTGTCATGAACTAGAAGTTCATTGATACAAACATTTACATGatttggcatgaccgtctgggtcaTCCAGGATCCACCATGATACGTAGAATCATTaacaactctaatggacatccattattaaGCAGACATGTTGCTATATCAAATGTAacccttgcaaggcttgttctcaagggaagttggtaattaaacCATCACAATTAAAGATTGAtgttgaatccccatcatttttttt is a genomic window containing:
- the LOC137714477 gene encoding uncharacterized protein, which gives rise to MVILQMAHYEWTHMRIQDFKSIVEYNSAMFIIRSQMKLCGETITKEDMLEKTFNTFHASNVVMQQQYRERGFTEYSQLISVLLVAEQNNELLMKNHQSRPTGSASFPEVNVVSLEVNTTSSRGNNYKQGCGHRRGR